The following are from one region of the Hymenobacter sp. YIM 151858-1 genome:
- a CDS encoding DUF4249 domain-containing protein: MTSQPSYIRRAFAWAALWVLTGGCIDPFEPAIREAETNLLVVDGFINARGSSTIKLSRTYKLSGPAQPPPETRARVLLEQEGGGSVPLTESTPGTYTSAALNLGAGTRYRLHLYTSGGQEYASAYTPVKITPEIDTVEWQLGGEGVQISVSTRDATNQSRYYRWGFEETWEFTSAYRSVVEYVNGQMRPRQEDIYRCWASATGGNIRLFNTTRLTQDVVSRHQLLEIPRTATRLRLRYSVLVKQYAQTPEEYAYWDELRKNTESLGTLFDPLPSQVTGNVRCLSNPAETVLGFVGAYSVTEKRIFISSAELPVQWYRTYLTGYENCMQIDTFKLRDVDAAFRDPSLQPLEGVYTGNGVLIAYTGAARKCIDCRDRGTNKRPSYWP, encoded by the coding sequence ATGACAAGCCAGCCGAGCTACATCCGACGCGCCTTTGCCTGGGCGGCGCTGTGGGTGCTCACGGGCGGTTGCATCGACCCGTTCGAGCCCGCCATCCGCGAGGCCGAAACCAACCTGTTGGTGGTCGATGGCTTCATCAACGCCCGCGGCAGCAGCACCATCAAGCTCTCGCGCACCTACAAGCTGAGCGGCCCGGCCCAGCCCCCGCCCGAAACCCGCGCCCGCGTGCTGCTTGAGCAGGAGGGCGGCGGCAGCGTGCCGCTTACCGAAAGTACTCCTGGTACATACACCTCGGCCGCGCTCAACCTGGGGGCCGGCACGCGCTACCGCCTGCACTTGTACACCAGCGGCGGCCAGGAGTACGCCTCGGCGTACACGCCCGTCAAAATCACGCCCGAAATCGACACGGTAGAGTGGCAACTGGGTGGCGAAGGCGTGCAAATCAGCGTGAGCACCCGCGACGCCACCAACCAGAGCCGCTACTACCGCTGGGGCTTCGAGGAAACCTGGGAGTTCACGTCGGCCTACCGCTCGGTGGTGGAGTACGTGAACGGCCAGATGCGGCCCCGGCAGGAGGACATTTACCGCTGCTGGGCTAGCGCCACAGGCGGCAACATTCGGCTTTTCAACACCACGCGCCTGACGCAGGACGTGGTGTCGCGGCACCAGCTGCTCGAAATTCCGCGCACGGCTACCCGGCTGCGCCTGCGCTACAGCGTACTGGTAAAGCAGTACGCCCAAACCCCCGAGGAGTACGCCTACTGGGACGAGCTGCGCAAAAACACCGAAAGCCTCGGCACGCTCTTCGACCCGCTGCCCTCGCAGGTAACCGGCAACGTGCGCTGCCTCAGCAACCCCGCCGAAACCGTGCTGGGCTTTGTGGGCGCGTACTCCGTTACCGAAAAGCGCATTTTTATCAGCTCGGCCGAGCTGCCGGTGCAGTGGTACCGCACCTACCTTACCGGCTACGAGAACTGCATGCAGATCGACACTTTTAAGCTACGCGACGTGGACGCCGCTTTCCGCGACCCGTCGCTGCAGCCGCTGGAGGGCGTGTACACCGGCAACGGCGTGCTGATTGCCTACACCGGCGCCGCCCGCAAGTGCATCGACTGCCGCGACCGGGGCACCAACAAACGACCCAGCTATTGGCCCTGA
- a CDS encoding ion transporter — MELRPKDTSPSWRRTAYGVIFEADTPAGRAFDVALLWAILLSVLAVMLESVRSINASYGQLLRAIEWFFTGVFLIEYLARLIVVRRPLAYALSPLGIIDFLAIVPTLLSLVMIGSQYLLVIRTLRLLRVFRIFKLGHFVGEGEFIVEALKASRFKIMVFLTAVLTIVIIVGTLMYVIEGGANGFTSIPQSIYWAIVTVTTVGYGDISPVTMMGRTLASVLMILGYAIIAVPTGIVSAQMASATRPALGAPAYKQVVCHVCQAAEHRPDAGFCWRCGEHL; from the coding sequence ATGGAACTTCGTCCGAAAGACACCTCGCCGAGCTGGCGGCGCACTGCCTACGGCGTCATTTTTGAAGCCGATACCCCCGCCGGCCGTGCTTTCGACGTGGCGCTGCTGTGGGCTATTTTGCTGAGCGTGCTGGCCGTGATGCTCGAAAGCGTGCGTTCCATCAACGCCAGCTACGGGCAATTGCTGCGCGCCATCGAGTGGTTTTTCACGGGCGTTTTCCTCATCGAGTACCTCGCGCGCCTGATTGTGGTGCGCCGTCCGCTGGCCTACGCGCTCAGCCCGCTTGGCATCATCGATTTCCTGGCCATTGTGCCCACGCTGCTCAGCCTCGTAATGATAGGCAGCCAGTACCTGCTGGTGATTCGCACGCTGCGCCTGCTGCGCGTGTTCCGCATATTCAAGCTGGGGCACTTTGTGGGCGAAGGCGAATTTATCGTGGAAGCCCTGAAAGCCAGCCGGTTTAAAATTATGGTGTTCCTGACGGCAGTGCTTACCATTGTCATCATTGTGGGCACGCTGATGTACGTGATTGAGGGCGGCGCCAACGGCTTCACGAGCATTCCGCAGAGCATTTACTGGGCCATCGTAACGGTTACCACGGTGGGCTACGGCGATATTTCGCCTGTAACCATGATGGGCCGCACCCTGGCCTCGGTGCTCATGATTTTGGGCTACGCCATTATTGCGGTGCCCACGGGCATAGTGTCGGCGCAAATGGCCAGCGCCACCCGCCCGGCCCTAGGTGCGCCTGCTTACAAACAGGTGGTGTGCCACGTGTGCCAGGCCGCCGAGCACCGCCCCGACGCCGGTTTTTGCTGGCGTTGCGGCGAGCATCTGTAA
- a CDS encoding adenine nucleotide alpha hydrolase — MTNAVLSWSGGKDSALCLHHALRSPHLRLTHLLTTLNEHYRRVAMHGVRAELLEAQAERIGLPLVPVWLPEMPSMEVYEQRMTAALGRLAAEGVRTTVFGDLHLQDLRTYREQQLAHAGWQAEFPIWHKPAAEVMREFLDLGFRAVVVCVNDQHLDQSFCGRELDEQFLRDLPAGVDPCGENGEYHSFVYDAPYFSRPIAFARGEQVHRTYRPATETEKANDDCYRNEPNPFSAGFWYQDLVGSC, encoded by the coding sequence TTGACAAACGCCGTACTCAGCTGGAGCGGAGGCAAAGACTCCGCGTTGTGCCTGCACCACGCGCTGCGCAGCCCGCACCTGCGCCTCACGCACCTGCTCACCACCCTCAACGAGCACTACCGCCGCGTGGCCATGCACGGCGTGCGGGCCGAGCTGCTCGAAGCCCAGGCCGAGCGCATCGGCCTGCCGCTGGTGCCCGTGTGGCTGCCCGAAATGCCCAGCATGGAGGTGTACGAGCAGCGCATGACCGCGGCCCTGGGTAGGCTGGCTGCCGAGGGCGTGCGCACCACCGTGTTCGGCGATTTGCACCTGCAGGATTTGCGTACGTACCGCGAGCAGCAGCTGGCGCACGCGGGCTGGCAAGCCGAGTTCCCCATCTGGCACAAGCCGGCTGCCGAGGTGATGCGCGAGTTTCTCGACCTAGGGTTTCGGGCCGTGGTGGTGTGCGTCAACGACCAGCACCTCGACCAAAGCTTTTGCGGGCGCGAGCTCGACGAGCAGTTTCTGCGCGACTTGCCGGCCGGCGTCGACCCGTGCGGCGAAAACGGCGAGTATCACAGCTTCGTGTACGATGCGCCGTACTTCAGCCGGCCTATTGCCTTTGCGCGCGGCGAGCAGGTACACCGTACCTACCGCCCCGCCACCGAAACCGAAAAAGCCAACGACGACTGCTACCGCAACGAGCCCAACCCCTTCAGCGCCGGCTTTTGGTACCAGGATTTGGTTGGCAGCTGTTAG
- a CDS encoding tetratricopeptide repeat protein — MPQRFSLIWLRLCLVALGGLGALCAHAQQRPDTTKRPDAPIRNIQLENVEVSPTAINTKSWLLLDKEIQLELDGAVRNLYNFKYDKAEKQFRSLRRRYPEHPMPYFLLGLSQWWKIVPSNVQTKLYDKVFFAYMDTTISKGETLYKQDKQNYEACFFLSAAYGFAARLNAERANWRKATVYSKEALDYLARSQEANGLSPEFLFGQALFNYYQVWIAENYPLLRPVMLFFPKGNRDLGLRQLRNVADNGFYTGTEAKFFLMKILYNDENKPTEALPVARDLAANYPDNAYFQRFYALACYNRGEYDECERVSREILEKLNKGMPGYEAISGRYATYFLGWLMEHRYDNSEKAAEYFQRCIVFAESTGETEQGFYVLAHRHLARIAADRSDVATARRYYNVVKDKAPRNSPEYREARAYLKQHKK, encoded by the coding sequence ATGCCCCAACGTTTTTCACTGATTTGGTTGCGCTTGTGCCTGGTTGCCCTAGGTGGCCTGGGGGCCTTGTGCGCGCATGCGCAGCAGCGGCCCGATACCACCAAACGGCCCGATGCGCCCATCCGCAACATTCAGCTCGAAAACGTGGAGGTGTCGCCCACGGCCATCAACACCAAAAGTTGGCTGCTGCTCGACAAGGAAATCCAGCTGGAGCTCGACGGGGCCGTGCGCAACCTCTACAACTTCAAGTACGACAAGGCCGAAAAGCAATTTCGCTCGCTCCGCCGCCGCTACCCCGAGCACCCCATGCCGTACTTTTTGCTGGGCCTGAGCCAGTGGTGGAAAATCGTGCCCAGCAACGTGCAAACCAAGCTCTACGACAAGGTCTTTTTTGCCTACATGGACACCACCATCAGCAAAGGCGAAACCTTGTATAAGCAGGATAAGCAGAACTACGAGGCGTGCTTTTTTCTGTCGGCCGCGTACGGGTTTGCCGCAAGGCTAAACGCCGAGCGGGCCAACTGGCGCAAAGCCACCGTGTACAGCAAAGAAGCCCTCGATTACCTGGCCCGCAGCCAGGAGGCCAACGGCCTGAGCCCCGAGTTTTTGTTTGGCCAGGCTTTGTTTAACTATTACCAGGTGTGGATTGCCGAAAACTACCCGCTGCTGCGCCCGGTAATGCTGTTTTTCCCGAAGGGCAACCGCGACCTAGGGCTGCGCCAGCTGCGCAACGTGGCCGATAACGGCTTTTACACCGGCACCGAGGCCAAGTTCTTCCTGATGAAGATCTTGTACAACGACGAAAACAAGCCCACCGAAGCCCTGCCCGTAGCCCGCGACCTGGCCGCTAACTACCCCGACAACGCCTACTTCCAGCGCTTCTACGCCCTGGCCTGCTACAACCGCGGCGAGTACGACGAATGCGAGCGGGTAAGCCGCGAAATTCTTGAAAAGCTTAACAAAGGCATGCCTGGCTACGAGGCCATCAGCGGCCGCTACGCCACGTACTTTTTGGGCTGGCTGATGGAGCACCGCTACGACAACTCCGAAAAGGCTGCCGAATACTTCCAGCGCTGCATCGTGTTTGCCGAAAGCACCGGCGAAACCGAACAAGGCTTTTACGTGCTGGCCCACCGCCACCTCGCCCGCATTGCCGCCGACCGCTCCGACGTGGCCACGGCCCGCCGCTATTACAACGTAGTAAAGGACAAAGCCCCGCGCAACTCGCCCGAGTACCGCGAGGCCCGCGCTTACCTTAAACAGCACAAAAAATAG
- a CDS encoding DUF885 domain-containing protein — protein sequence MNKRTLAAGVLAGALLMGCSQQTQKEAQVGGGAQTATAENTLGSVFDRYWEENSKLFPLEATAQGDNRYNDQLPNDGTVAFRQNLQQFYQKYLTELQQFDREKLSDNDKISYDIFRYDLETKLEGLKLNTWMVPFQQFWGLPLTMGQYGSGEGVQPFKTAEDYDNWLGRVRGFSVWADTAISNFRRGMRAGVVLPRPLVQKMIPQMEAMVVSDPTKSLFYGPINKFPASVSEADRKRITEAYRAAISNELVPTYRRLGQFLETEYLPKSRTSTGIAAVPNGPEIYRYYVKYWTTTDKTPDEIYQTGLAEVKRIRTEMERVKNQVGFKGDLNAFFNYMRTDKRFTPYKTPEDVLNAFRGIQAKITPNLPKLFGRTPKTPFEIRQTEAFRAASASAEYNPGNPDGSRPGIFYVPILDAKTFNTTSGMESLFLHEAIPGHHYQTSLQQENDQMPKFRRFAWYGAMGEGWALYTESLGKELGLYTDPYQYMGALGDEIHRAIRLVVDVGMHSKNMTREQAIKYMMDNEAINEQGAVAEIERYMAIPAQALSYKTGSLKIQELRRKYEQQLGAKFRISDFHDELLKDGVMPLAVLERKMDAWAAKQQ from the coding sequence ATGAACAAACGTACACTCGCGGCCGGCGTGCTGGCCGGCGCCTTGCTGATGGGCTGTTCGCAGCAAACCCAGAAAGAAGCCCAGGTAGGTGGCGGTGCGCAAACCGCTACGGCCGAAAACACCCTCGGCTCGGTTTTCGACCGCTACTGGGAAGAAAACTCCAAGCTGTTTCCGTTGGAGGCCACGGCCCAGGGCGACAACCGCTACAACGACCAGCTGCCCAACGACGGCACGGTGGCCTTCCGGCAAAACCTGCAGCAGTTCTACCAGAAATACCTGACGGAGCTGCAGCAGTTCGACCGCGAAAAGCTTTCCGACAACGACAAAATCAGCTACGACATCTTCCGCTACGACCTCGAAACCAAGCTCGAGGGCCTGAAGCTGAACACCTGGATGGTGCCGTTTCAGCAGTTTTGGGGCTTGCCGCTTACCATGGGCCAGTACGGCTCGGGCGAGGGCGTGCAGCCCTTCAAAACCGCCGAGGATTACGACAACTGGCTGGGCCGCGTGCGCGGTTTCTCGGTGTGGGCCGATACAGCTATCAGCAACTTCCGGCGCGGCATGCGCGCCGGCGTAGTGCTGCCCCGCCCGCTGGTGCAAAAGATGATTCCGCAGATGGAAGCCATGGTGGTATCCGACCCCACGAAGAGCTTGTTCTACGGGCCCATCAACAAGTTTCCGGCTAGTGTTTCGGAGGCCGACCGCAAGCGCATTACGGAGGCGTACCGTGCCGCCATCAGCAACGAGCTGGTGCCCACGTACCGCCGCCTGGGTCAGTTCCTGGAAACGGAGTACCTGCCCAAGAGCCGCACCAGCACCGGCATTGCAGCCGTGCCCAACGGCCCCGAAATTTACCGGTACTACGTGAAGTACTGGACCACCACCGATAAAACGCCCGACGAGATTTACCAGACGGGCTTGGCCGAGGTGAAGCGCATCCGGACGGAGATGGAGCGCGTGAAAAACCAGGTTGGCTTTAAAGGCGACCTGAACGCGTTTTTCAACTACATGCGCACCGATAAGCGCTTTACGCCCTACAAAACGCCCGAAGACGTACTGAACGCCTTCCGCGGCATTCAGGCCAAAATCACCCCGAACCTTCCCAAGCTGTTCGGCCGCACGCCCAAAACGCCGTTCGAGATTCGCCAGACGGAAGCTTTCCGGGCCGCTTCGGCCTCGGCCGAGTACAACCCCGGCAACCCCGACGGCTCGCGCCCGGGCATTTTCTACGTGCCCATTCTCGACGCCAAAACCTTCAATACCACCTCGGGCATGGAGTCGCTGTTTCTGCACGAAGCCATTCCGGGCCACCACTACCAAACCTCGCTGCAGCAGGAAAACGACCAGATGCCCAAGTTCCGCCGCTTTGCGTGGTACGGCGCCATGGGCGAGGGCTGGGCTCTGTACACCGAGAGCCTGGGCAAGGAGCTAGGCCTCTACACCGACCCATACCAGTACATGGGCGCGCTGGGCGACGAGATTCACCGCGCCATCCGGCTGGTGGTAGACGTGGGCATGCACAGCAAGAACATGACGCGCGAGCAGGCCATTAAGTACATGATGGACAACGAAGCCATCAACGAGCAGGGTGCCGTAGCCGAAATTGAGCGCTACATGGCTATTCCGGCCCAGGCACTGTCGTACAAAACCGGTTCGCTCAAAATTCAGGAGCTGCGCCGCAAGTACGAGCAGCAGTTGGGCGCCAAGTTCAGGATCAGCGACTTCCACGACGAGCTGCTGAAAGACGGTGTAATGCCGCTGGCCGTGCTGGAGCGCAAGATGGATGCCTGGGCTGCTAAGCAGCAGTAG
- a CDS encoding MBL fold metallo-hydrolase: MTNHHLDVLKSRPNRATTPDLQYVAPGVWALRNVFVNLFFVRPEPNSGPWVLVDAGLPGAAGKIRHAAETLFGEGARPEAIVMTHGHFDHAGALKTLAEHWDVPVYAHRLELPYLTGRSSYPPPDPTVGGGAMALMSVLYPKTPYDLGSRAHELPADGSVPQLPGWRWLHTPGHTPGHVSFFRESDRLLLAGDAFVTVEQESAIAVWEQRQEVHGPPKYFTCDWQAARNSVELLAQLKPAIAATGHGVPMRGDALQQELEQLAREFDRLAVPAHGRYVPQPAQADESGVVAVPPPVIGARTPLLVGATAAVVGLAAYAILAQRRNGSNKHLKRRKQNRMRHHHLDQPEAYASGVIDPFAPTEGY; the protein is encoded by the coding sequence ATGACCAATCACCATCTGGATGTGCTGAAGTCGCGCCCGAACCGCGCCACCACGCCCGATTTGCAGTACGTAGCGCCCGGCGTGTGGGCGTTGCGCAACGTGTTCGTGAATTTGTTTTTCGTGCGCCCCGAGCCCAACTCGGGTCCGTGGGTGCTGGTTGATGCCGGCCTGCCCGGCGCGGCGGGCAAAATCCGGCACGCGGCCGAAACGCTGTTTGGCGAAGGCGCGCGGCCCGAGGCCATTGTGATGACGCACGGCCACTTCGACCACGCCGGCGCCCTCAAAACCCTGGCCGAGCACTGGGACGTGCCCGTGTACGCGCACCGCTTGGAGCTGCCCTACCTCACGGGCCGCTCCTCGTACCCCCCACCCGACCCCACCGTGGGCGGCGGTGCCATGGCGCTGATGTCGGTGCTGTACCCCAAAACGCCCTACGACCTAGGCAGCCGCGCCCACGAGCTGCCCGCCGATGGCTCGGTGCCGCAGCTACCCGGCTGGCGCTGGCTGCACACGCCCGGCCACACGCCCGGCCACGTGTCGTTTTTCCGCGAATCGGACCGCCTGCTGCTGGCCGGCGACGCCTTCGTGACGGTGGAGCAGGAATCGGCCATTGCCGTGTGGGAGCAGCGCCAGGAGGTGCACGGCCCGCCCAAGTACTTTACCTGCGACTGGCAAGCCGCCCGCAATTCGGTTGAACTGCTGGCCCAGCTGAAACCGGCCATTGCCGCTACCGGCCACGGCGTGCCCATGCGCGGCGATGCGCTGCAGCAAGAGCTGGAGCAGCTGGCCCGCGAGTTCGACCGGCTGGCCGTGCCGGCCCACGGCCGCTACGTGCCGCAGCCCGCGCAAGCCGACGAATCGGGTGTGGTAGCGGTGCCGCCGCCCGTAATTGGGGCGCGCACGCCGCTGCTGGTGGGCGCCACTGCCGCTGTGGTGGGCCTGGCTGCCTACGCCATACTCGCGCAGCGCCGCAACGGCAGCAACAAGCACCTGAAGCGCCGCAAGCAAAACCGCATGCGCCACCACCACCTCGATCAGCCCGAAGCCTACGCCAGCGGCGTAATCGACCCGTTTGCGCCGACAGAAGGTTATTAG
- a CDS encoding flavin reductase family protein — protein MHHLTAADIQAFDKIYRLNLVNSITGYKPANLIGTTDGQGATNVAIFSSVVHLGSDPAVLGMVTRPTTVPRHTYENIRSTGCYTINHVHEGFVAAAHYTSANFAREESEFAACGLTPSYRHEFPAPYVAESQISIGLRLQEEVPIRLNGTVLLIGSVEHVYLAPEVLQPDGSLHLGAVADVCISGLDGYHRVEPLARYAFARAGQGPQRIAE, from the coding sequence ATGCACCACCTCACCGCCGCCGACATTCAGGCTTTTGATAAGATTTACCGCCTCAACCTCGTCAACAGCATCACGGGCTACAAACCGGCCAACCTCATCGGCACCACCGACGGGCAGGGCGCTACCAACGTGGCCATTTTCAGCTCGGTGGTGCACCTCGGCTCCGACCCCGCCGTGCTGGGCATGGTAACGCGCCCCACCACCGTGCCGCGGCACACCTACGAAAACATCCGGAGCACGGGCTGCTACACCATCAACCACGTGCACGAGGGCTTTGTGGCGGCGGCGCACTACACCTCGGCCAACTTTGCGCGCGAGGAGTCGGAGTTTGCGGCCTGTGGCCTCACGCCCAGCTACCGCCACGAGTTTCCGGCGCCTTACGTCGCCGAAAGCCAGATCAGCATCGGGTTGCGCCTGCAGGAGGAGGTGCCCATTCGGCTGAACGGCACGGTGCTGCTCATCGGCAGCGTGGAACACGTGTACCTGGCCCCCGAGGTGCTGCAACCCGATGGCTCGTTGCACCTAGGGGCCGTGGCCGATGTCTGCATCAGCGGCCTCGATGGCTACCACCGCGTGGAGCCCCTGGCCCGCTACGCCTTTGCCCGCGCCGGCCAAGGCCCGCAGCGCATTGCGGAGTAG
- a CDS encoding carboxypeptidase-like regulatory domain-containing protein, with amino-acid sequence MALSDFPTTAFGRLLSRVGWPSAGALLVLLLALGAVAPAQAQYIIRGVVVDKDTQEPLPFVSIGVKNSTKGTASNVSGEFQLNVSQLPQTLVFSEIAHVRDTVRVTSIDQPLKVSLATTAITLPEVKVGSYAYQLVDRAYRQMQRNYGQKYYGQAFYRQITRIDNGPTELQEVIWNVKTNPARIEGTAIAQGRFAGKQAAMNFSNFSLYTKSFGLYDPRADSTVSLALFSPNVVKNYNVELVRVLGDDSSGVAEINFETRPELKKYKAEGTVWIDVETYKVKRYKFTTPNFTTTLSNPSYKVDNSKLSIDMVFQDSDAPVAPLDHMQVNLTTDLVRPGMPKAAISVESFTFFYDTTKQPGNVRYARVSANENDLQAIRSVKYDPEFWANNPVVQRTPVEDEVIQSFEKAGAFGTMVTKPAKPAQRR; translated from the coding sequence TTGGCTTTATCTGATTTTCCGACGACGGCCTTCGGCCGGTTGCTTTCGCGCGTAGGCTGGCCCAGCGCCGGCGCCTTGCTCGTTTTGTTGCTCGCCCTGGGGGCGGTAGCGCCGGCACAGGCCCAGTACATTATCCGGGGCGTGGTGGTGGATAAGGACACCCAGGAGCCGCTGCCCTTCGTGAGTATCGGCGTGAAAAACTCCACCAAAGGCACCGCCAGCAACGTAAGCGGCGAGTTTCAGCTGAACGTGTCGCAGCTGCCGCAAACGCTCGTGTTCAGCGAAATTGCCCACGTGCGCGACACCGTGCGCGTTACCAGCATCGATCAGCCCCTGAAGGTGAGCCTGGCTACCACGGCCATTACGCTGCCCGAAGTGAAGGTGGGCAGCTACGCCTACCAGCTGGTAGACCGCGCGTACCGCCAGATGCAGCGCAACTACGGGCAGAAGTACTACGGCCAGGCCTTTTACCGCCAGATTACGCGCATCGATAACGGGCCTACCGAGTTGCAGGAAGTAATCTGGAACGTGAAAACCAACCCGGCCCGCATCGAGGGCACGGCCATTGCGCAGGGCCGCTTTGCGGGCAAGCAGGCGGCCATGAACTTCAGCAACTTTTCGCTCTACACCAAGTCGTTCGGGTTGTACGACCCGCGCGCCGACAGCACCGTGAGCCTGGCCCTGTTCAGCCCCAACGTGGTGAAAAACTACAACGTGGAGCTGGTGCGCGTGCTCGGCGACGACAGCAGCGGCGTGGCCGAAATCAACTTCGAAACCCGCCCCGAGCTGAAGAAATACAAGGCCGAAGGCACCGTCTGGATTGACGTGGAAACCTACAAGGTGAAGCGCTACAAATTCACGACGCCCAACTTCACTACCACGCTCAGCAACCCGAGCTACAAGGTGGATAACTCCAAGCTGAGCATTGATATGGTGTTTCAGGACAGCGACGCGCCCGTGGCCCCGCTCGACCACATGCAGGTAAACCTGACCACCGACCTGGTGCGCCCCGGCATGCCGAAAGCGGCCATCAGCGTGGAGTCGTTCACGTTTTTCTACGACACCACCAAGCAGCCCGGCAACGTGCGCTACGCCCGCGTAAGCGCCAACGAAAACGACCTGCAGGCCATTCGGAGCGTGAAATACGACCCCGAGTTTTGGGCCAACAACCCCGTGGTGCAGCGCACCCCCGTGGAGGACGAGGTGATTCAGTCGTTCGAAAAGGCCGGGGCGTTTGGCACCATGGTAACCAAGCCTGCCAAGCCCGCCCAACGCCGCTAG